A window from Salmo trutta chromosome 29, fSalTru1.1, whole genome shotgun sequence encodes these proteins:
- the LOC115167287 gene encoding dickkopf-related protein 3-like produces the protein MLYLSLLTLSLTSIHGILLPESARPVDLDINQILGDNMAQGHTTLNDMFEEVEQLTEDTHNKLEDAVHQMDNESAKSSLHPNNLPSNDHKESTSESVVENQSIHTIETVHKETDNRTGETHITGTIIQSSGKENNINHECIIDEDCEKGKYCRYETHRSKCLTCKALDVPCKKNEECCTGQLCVWGQCSQNATKGEAGSICQYQNDCSPDLCCAFHKALLLPVCTAKPIERERCHGSSNHLMELLSWDIEGQGPREHCPCAGDLQCQHLGRGSLCLKRQNSSEEDLTDTLYSEIDYIV, from the exons ATGTTGTATCTTTCTCTTCTAACCCTGAGCCTAACGTCTATCCATGGCATCCTCCTTCCTGAATCTGCCAGGCCCGTGGATTTGGACATCAACCAGATCCTTGGGGATAATATGGCACAAGGACACACGACATTAAACGACATGTTTGAGGAGGTAGAGCAACTGACGGAGGACACGCATAATAAACTGGAGGACGCGGTGCACCAG ATGGACAATGAGAGTGCCAAGTCCAGCTTGCATCCCAATAACCTTCCCTCAAATGATCACAAGGAAAGCACTTCTGAGAGTGTGGTTGAAAACCAATCCATTCACACCATAGAGACAGTGCACAAG gagacagacaacagaacagGAGAGACCCATATCACCGGAACAATTATCCAGTCCAGTGGCAAGGAAAATAATATTAATCAT GAGTGTATCATTGATGAGGACTGTGAGAAGGGGAAATATTGCCGGTATGAGACGCACCGATCCAAGTGTCTAACCTGCAAAGCCCTCGACGTG ccaTGCAAAAAGAATGAGGAGTGCTGTACaggacagctgtgtgtgtggggccaGTGCAGCCAGAACGCCACTAAGGGGGAAGCTGGCAGCATCTGCCAATACCAGAACGACTGCAGCCCAGACCTCTGCTGTGCTTTCCATAAAG CCCTGCTGCTTCCGGTGTGCACAGCCAAGCCAATAGAACGTGAGCGCTGTCATGGCTCCTCCAACCACCTTATGGAGCTGCTGTCCTGGGACATAGAGGGCCAGGGACCAAGGGAACACTGCCCCTGTGCTGGGGACCTCCAGTGCCAACATCTCGG ACGAGGCTCCCTGTGTCTGAAAAGACAGAACTCGAGTGAAGAGGACCTGACAGACACACTTTATTCAGAAATTGACTATATTGTCTAG